One Thermodesulfobacteriota bacterium genomic region harbors:
- a CDS encoding DUF6573 family protein gives MDRRKALDDGLQRDITDISKEAGLFLPVFITNKVLDSWIMNEGNDSNISEDEKRIIKVILSKLVYSLRVHRQTSKSNLIYFNASIEKDGRNDTALLLSLLGPIDSDDQRPCITIMLPEEYPAGSKKA, from the coding sequence ATGGATAGACGAAAGGCATTAGATGACGGATTACAGAGAGATATAACTGATATATCCAAGGAAGCCGGCCTTTTTTTACCTGTATTCATTACAAATAAGGTTTTGGATAGTTGGATAATGAATGAAGGGAATGATAGTAATATTTCAGAAGATGAAAAGAGAATAATCAAGGTAATCTTAAGTAAACTCGTTTACTCACTAAGGGTTCATAGACAAACCAGTAAATCAAATTTAATTTATTTTAATGCTTCAATTGAGAAAGATGGTAGAAATGATACTGCATTACTTTTATCTCTTTTAGGCCCCATTGATTCAGATGATCAAAGGCCCTGCATTACGATTATGCTTCCAGAGGAATACCCTGCCGGATCGAAAAAAGCTTAA
- a CDS encoding MFS transporter, with protein MNEDVNETTEFGLERDISFLNRDFILITIASFLFFFNFHSFILLPIRIQELGGGASVIGFIMGITWISTIISTPAVGLFVDRWGKKWFVATGGLMMSLTTFLFAYVNQLDFLFPLLRVIQGASFSFFFISAGTLTAEVTPVARRAQAIGIFGVFTIINYALAPYIGRLILEYYDFRLLFLSVSGFGLLSFLIAMLLKEPERTKQSERKGDSYLTILLRKDILISAITIMIAGSGFISTITFLPVFAKGVKIESFHYFFITYTIAVICMRLFGGWIPDQYGRKKTLMPSLLFFSISIFWLGFTSNEIDLIEIGVLFGLSHGLLYPTFYALVIDITPLDDRGKAFSICSVAFTAGGMVGSFAYGWIAEYYGFRDMFEIIAFVCLFGFVLFSLLGRGSN; from the coding sequence ATGAATGAAGATGTAAATGAGACTACTGAATTTGGGTTAGAAAGAGATATATCTTTTCTTAACCGGGATTTCATTCTTATTACTATTGCCAGCTTCTTGTTCTTCTTCAATTTCCATTCCTTTATCCTTCTTCCAATTCGAATTCAGGAGCTTGGCGGTGGCGCATCTGTTATCGGTTTTATAATGGGAATAACATGGATAAGCACCATTATTTCTACTCCAGCTGTTGGCCTATTTGTTGATAGGTGGGGAAAAAAGTGGTTTGTAGCGACTGGAGGGTTAATGATGTCTCTCACAACTTTTCTTTTTGCTTATGTAAATCAATTAGATTTCTTGTTTCCACTTCTAAGGGTTATTCAAGGGGCTTCTTTTTCATTTTTTTTTATATCAGCGGGGACACTAACCGCTGAAGTTACACCGGTGGCAAGAAGGGCTCAAGCGATTGGTATCTTTGGAGTATTTACGATTATTAATTATGCACTTGCCCCATATATAGGGAGACTAATTCTTGAATATTATGATTTTAGGCTTTTATTTCTGTCTGTTTCTGGTTTTGGGCTTCTGTCTTTTTTAATTGCCATGCTATTAAAGGAGCCTGAAAGGACAAAGCAGAGCGAAAGAAAAGGCGATAGCTACTTAACTATACTTCTGAGAAAAGATATCTTGATTTCCGCTATCACGATCATGATAGCCGGTTCGGGATTTATCTCAACAATCACATTTTTACCGGTGTTTGCGAAAGGGGTCAAGATCGAATCATTTCATTATTTCTTTATAACATATACCATCGCTGTGATTTGTATGCGTCTTTTTGGAGGATGGATTCCTGATCAGTATGGAAGAAAGAAAACTTTAATGCCATCACTGTTATTTTTTTCGATAAGTATTTTTTGGTTGGGATTTACATCGAACGAGATTGATCTCATAGAGATAGGCGTCCTTTTCGGGCTAAGTCATGGGCTCCTATACCCCACGTTTTATGCCCTCGTTATTGATATAACACCATTAGATGACAGGGGTAAGGCATTTTCGATTTGCAGTGTGGCTTTTACGGCTGGGGGGATGGTAGGTTCTTTTGCTTATGGCTGGATAGCAGAATATTATGGATTTCGTGATATGTTTGAGATTATCGCTTTTGTATGCCTGTTTGGGTTTGTCCTTTTTAGCTTGCTTGGTAGGGGGAGTAATTAG
- the lysS gene encoding lysine--tRNA ligase, whose product MENELIDQRKHKIEELKRIGIDPYGNYFKPVHGASMILSSYGNVSDDKLKTIDTEFSIAGRVIAIRDFGKSMFVHILDGSGKIQAYIRKDIVGEESLKFIRKFVDIGDFVGIVGNLFKTKTGELTLNVKEIRLITKTMNPLPEKWHGLRDVELRYRKRYLDLISNLDVKDVFLKRTKIIKAIRTFLDQKDFIEVETPVLHPIAGGAAAQPFKTYHNALDMDLFLRIAPELYLKRLVIGGFDRVYEIGRTFRNEGISTQHNPEFTMLELYQAYATYEDLMDLIEELICFVAKTVINTNQFEYQGVEIDLSRPWKRISMIDSLIDTYGEDILKNDEFLFSKADSFRIEYKGVRGKAIIELFEHTIGRDIVDPAFVYGFPTDISPLARKNDENPEITDRFELFVAAREIANAFSELNDPVDQRERFTNQLEIKARGGGEYQEIDEDFIAALEYGMPPTAGAGIGIDRLVMLLTDSPSIRDVIFFPQLRT is encoded by the coding sequence ATGGAGAATGAACTCATAGACCAGCGAAAGCACAAAATAGAAGAACTAAAGAGGATCGGCATTGACCCCTATGGTAATTATTTCAAACCCGTACACGGTGCTTCGATGATTCTTTCTTCATATGGAAACGTTTCAGATGATAAGTTAAAAACAATTGATACAGAATTTTCCATTGCGGGCAGGGTAATTGCAATAAGGGATTTTGGAAAGAGTATGTTCGTTCATATTTTAGACGGATCAGGAAAGATTCAAGCTTATATTAGAAAAGATATTGTAGGTGAAGAAAGTTTGAAATTTATCAGGAAATTTGTAGATATTGGAGATTTCGTCGGAATAGTAGGCAATCTATTCAAGACCAAAACGGGAGAGCTGACGCTAAACGTCAAAGAAATTAGGCTCATTACCAAAACAATGAATCCTCTTCCAGAAAAATGGCATGGGTTAAGAGATGTGGAGTTAAGATACAGAAAGCGCTATCTGGATTTGATCTCCAATTTAGATGTTAAGGATGTCTTTCTGAAAAGGACAAAGATAATCAAGGCTATCAGAACCTTTCTTGATCAAAAGGATTTTATCGAGGTGGAAACCCCGGTTCTTCATCCTATAGCGGGTGGCGCGGCTGCTCAACCATTCAAAACCTACCACAACGCGCTGGATATGGATCTTTTTTTGAGAATAGCTCCAGAGCTTTATTTAAAAAGGCTCGTTATAGGCGGATTTGATAGGGTTTATGAAATTGGAAGGACTTTCAGAAATGAAGGAATATCTACTCAGCATAATCCGGAGTTTACAATGCTAGAACTTTACCAAGCTTATGCTACTTACGAAGATTTGATGGATCTGATCGAAGAACTTATCTGTTTTGTTGCCAAAACCGTGATTAATACGAACCAGTTTGAATATCAAGGCGTGGAGATAGATTTGAGCCGTCCTTGGAAGAGGATTAGTATGATCGACTCATTAATAGACACCTACGGTGAAGATATATTGAAAAATGACGAATTCCTATTTTCTAAAGCAGATTCATTTAGAATAGAGTATAAAGGGGTCAGAGGCAAAGCTATAATTGAGTTATTTGAACATACTATAGGAAGAGACATAGTGGATCCCGCATTTGTTTACGGATTCCCAACCGATATATCTCCACTAGCTAGGAAAAATGATGAGAATCCTGAGATTACGGATAGGTTTGAGCTATTCGTGGCGGCTAGAGAGATTGCGAACGCATTCTCAGAACTCAACGACCCTGTAGATCAGAGGGAGAGGTTTACCAATCAGTTGGAAATAAAGGCAAGGGGTGGAGGTGAGTATCAAGAAATCGATGAAGACTTCATAGCTGCATTGGAATATGGTATGCCACCGACGGCTGGAGCAGGAATTGGAATTGATCGTTTAGTAATGCTTCTTACTGATTCACCCTCAATAAGGGACGTTATTTTTTTTCCACAACTTAGAACCTAA
- a CDS encoding PaaI family thioesterase, producing MNRSNDHKLPFPSPPIWSLLGIEVVEMRDGYSKLIMPFSEKLTQPYGIVHGGAVFTLADSAAAVSIASFVEPNKKFVTVEMKINFLEPIKEGIIEARAVVLRKGRIVPAEVDIINNQELVAKAIATYIILDENKRF from the coding sequence GTGAACAGGAGCAATGACCATAAATTGCCATTTCCATCTCCACCTATATGGAGTCTGCTCGGAATAGAAGTGGTTGAAATGAGAGACGGTTATTCGAAGCTCATTATGCCCTTTAGCGAGAAGCTAACTCAACCATACGGCATAGTTCACGGAGGTGCAGTATTTACTCTTGCAGATTCAGCAGCGGCTGTATCGATTGCTTCATTTGTCGAACCGAACAAGAAATTTGTGACCGTCGAGATGAAAATCAACTTTTTGGAACCGATTAAAGAGGGGATTATTGAAGCAAGAGCAGTTGTGCTCAGAAAAGGACGGATCGTGCCTGCGGAAGTCGATATCATTAATAATCAGGAGCTAGTTGCAAAAGCAATCGCAACGTATATTATACTTGACGAAAATAAGAGATTTTGA
- a CDS encoding FtsX-like permease family protein — protein MKYEFFIGLRYLRSKRRQAFISIIGLIAILGVIIGVMALNVVLGVMSGFEEELRNKILGVSSHLVILDYDGPIEDYKEIRGRVLDFPGVVGASPFIYGQGMIVSENNVIGAVIRGIDPSSAGTVTNVEEAIGRGVVGRGEKVNSNKLMNIGSEQLTRLTGETTSGKPPIIIGRELGSTLGVTVGDIVSVLSPLGKYGPFGPQAKVKKFEVIGIFDYGMVEYDSSIAYVSLEDAMNFFDMKEKVSGIEVKVKDIYKAKGIGEKLSAILGFPYFIRNWEEVNRSLFRALRLERLAIAVFLGFIILVAALDIVSTLTMVVMEKGKDIAILRAMGATRGSIMKIFIIDGMIIGLIGTVLGTLAGFGICYLLKTNESIKQLIPFDPEVYPISEFPVKIEPLFFLVVAISSLIICFIATLYPSYQASCKDPVEALRFE, from the coding sequence ATGAAATACGAATTTTTTATTGGACTTAGATATCTAAGGTCAAAAAGAAGGCAGGCATTCATATCCATAATCGGCCTTATCGCTATTCTGGGTGTTATTATTGGTGTCATGGCTCTTAATGTTGTGCTGGGTGTAATGAGTGGTTTTGAAGAGGAACTTAGGAATAAGATATTGGGTGTCAGTTCTCATCTCGTGATTTTGGATTATGATGGTCCGATAGAGGATTACAAAGAGATAAGGGGGCGGGTCTTGGATTTTCCTGGTGTTGTGGGGGCAAGCCCTTTCATTTATGGCCAAGGAATGATTGTCAGTGAAAACAATGTAATCGGGGCGGTGATAAGGGGTATTGATCCCAGCAGCGCGGGAACAGTAACAAACGTGGAAGAAGCTATTGGAAGGGGGGTAGTGGGTAGAGGGGAGAAAGTAAATAGCAATAAGCTCATGAATATTGGTAGTGAGCAATTGACGAGGCTAACAGGAGAAACAACTTCAGGAAAACCTCCTATAATTATTGGCAGAGAACTCGGATCTACCTTGGGTGTAACTGTCGGCGATATTGTTAGTGTCCTTTCTCCTTTGGGTAAGTATGGTCCCTTTGGTCCCCAGGCTAAGGTAAAAAAATTTGAGGTCATCGGTATTTTTGACTATGGTATGGTTGAGTATGACTCATCAATTGCCTACGTATCTCTTGAAGATGCGATGAACTTTTTTGATATGAAAGAAAAGGTATCGGGGATAGAAGTAAAGGTTAAGGATATATATAAGGCGAAGGGTATTGGGGAGAAACTCTCAGCAATCTTGGGGTTTCCTTACTTCATTAGAAATTGGGAGGAGGTAAACCGAAGCCTATTCAGGGCGCTTCGTTTGGAGCGATTGGCGATAGCTGTTTTTCTTGGATTCATTATTCTCGTTGCCGCACTTGATATCGTTAGTACCCTTACAATGGTAGTGATGGAGAAGGGCAAGGATATCGCAATTCTACGCGCTATGGGAGCAACACGAGGCAGTATCATGAAGATATTCATAATTGATGGGATGATTATTGGACTTATTGGGACTGTCTTGGGTACTCTAGCTGGTTTTGGCATATGTTACTTGCTTAAGACCAACGAATCTATTAAACAGCTCATTCCATTTGACCCGGAAGTCTATCCCATCTCGGAGTTCCCGGTTAAAATTGAACCTCTGTTCTTTTTAGTGGTGGCAATTAGCAGTTTAATCATATGTTTTATTGCTACCTTGTATCCATCTTATCAGGCGTCTTGTAAGGATCCTGTAGAAGCGTTGAGGTTTGAATGA